A single window of Crassostrea angulata isolate pt1a10 chromosome 8, ASM2561291v2, whole genome shotgun sequence DNA harbors:
- the LOC128157745 gene encoding uncharacterized protein LOC128157745, with the protein MYKYTFIINLQQSTEGFPRKYLLVGCRMRGFQCIVLCALLYTVSVDAAFGNCDIDSNCPDNAECNDVCNGGCEGGLYECECKKGFDEIDLPDITIDGKAATVCIDLGICSPFDNEVDDCGENGQCVIIQDKHGIYKAVCKCAYGYYGKFCDEVIKTTSTPYSTTGTTKKPEPWILLGGGAILLAVLLGGAAVAASSSG; encoded by the exons atgtataaatacacGTTTATCATAAATTTACAACAGAGCACCGAGGGATTTCCTCGAAAATATTTGTTAGTAGGCTGCAGAATGCGAGGATTTCAATGTATCGTACTTTGTGCTTTACTTTACACAGTTTCTGTTGACGCTGCTTTCGGCAACTGTGATATTGATAGCAATTGTCCCGATAATGCCGAATGTAATGATGTATGTAATGGTGGATGTGAAGGTGGATTATATGAATGTGAGTGTAAGAAAGGCTTCGATGAGATCGATTTGCCGGATATTACAATAGATGGCAAAGCAGCGACAGTTTGTATAG ATCTAGGCATCTGCAGTCCATTTGACAACGAAGTAGATGACTGCGGAGAAAATGGACAATGTGTCATTATCCAGGATAAACATGGAATATATAAAGCTGTCTGTAAATGTGCGTATGGATATTACGGCAAATTCTGTGACG AAGTAATCAAAACTACTTCAACACCATATTCAACGACTGGCACGACCAAGAAGCCTGAACCGTGGATCCTTCTTGGAGGAGGAGCAATTCTGCTTGCTGTTCTCCTCGGAGGAGCTGCAGTCGCGGCGTCCTCATCTGGCTAA